In Carassius gibelio isolate Cgi1373 ecotype wild population from Czech Republic chromosome B20, carGib1.2-hapl.c, whole genome shotgun sequence, the following are encoded in one genomic region:
- the LOC127984020 gene encoding G-protein coupled receptor 6-like, with amino-acid sequence MNESAALNESGVGSPQSSWLEAEAFDANQTLALSSAALEYHVNPWDIMLCLSGTVIACENAIVVAIIFYTPTLRNPMFILIGSLATADLLAGMGLILNFAFQYLVSSETISLITVGFLVASFTASISSLLAITVDRYLSLYNALTYFSEKTLHYVHLMLVGTWGASLGLGLLPILGWNCLEDASTCSIVRPLNRTNLTVLATSFFVIFALMLSLYFKICKIVCHHAHQIALQQHFFTTSHYMATKKGVSTLAIILGTFGASWLPFAIYCLVGEREYPSVYTYATLLPATYNSMINPIIYAYRNTEIQRSIYMLFCGCFQTKGSYRSRSPSEV; translated from the coding sequence ATGAACGAGAGCGCAGCGCTCAATGAGAGTGGCGTGGGTTCGCCACAGTCCTCGTGGCTGGAAGCCGAAGCCTTTGATGCCAACCAGACTCTGGCGCTCTCATCAGCGGCCCTCGAGTACCACGTCAACCCGTGGGACATCATGCTGTGCCTTTCTGGGACGGTGATCGCCTGTGAGAATGCCATCGTGGTGGCCATCATCTTCTACACACCGACGCTTCGCAACCCTATGTTCATCCTGATTGGCAGCCTGGCCACCGCTGACCTGTTAGCCGGCATGGGATTAATCCTGAACTTCGCTTTCCAGTATCTGGTCTCATCTGAGACCATCAGCCTCATAACAGTCGGATTCCTGGTGGCGTCCTTCACAGCGTCCATCAGTAGCTTGCTAGCTATTACGGTCGACCGCTACCTGTCGCTCTACAATGCCTTGACGTACTTTTCAGAAAAGACGCTGCATTATGTGCATCTGATGCTGGTGGGAACATGGGGTGCGTCGCTGGGATTGGGACTGCTGCCCATTTTGGGCTGGAACTGTTTGGAAGATGCATCCACCTGCAGCATCGTGCGTCCGCTCAACCGCACCAACCTCACCGTCCTCGCCACGTCGTTTTTCGTCATCTTCGCCCTCATGCTCAGCCTGTACTTCAAGATCTGTAAGATAGTGTGTCACCACGCGCATCAGATCGCTCTGCAGCAGCACTTCTTCACCACCTCGCACTACATGGCCACCAAGAAGGGCGTCTCCACGCTCGCCATCATCTTGGGCACGTTCGGCGCCAGCTGGCTGCCTTTCGCCATTTACTGTCTGGTCGGGGAGCGCGAGTATCCGTCGGTGTACACATACGCCACGCTGCTCCCCGCCACCTACAACTCCATGATCAACCCCATCATCTACGCCTACCGCAACACTGAGATCCAGCGCTCCATCTACATGCTCTTCTGCGGCTGCTTTCAGACCAAGGGCTCGTACCGATCCAGATCACCCAGCGAGGTGTAG